The genomic segment ATTCCGGTTCCCTCAGGCGGTCAAAGCGCAAAGCGTCGCGATAAATCTATTGCAGGCCGCCGCCCGTGGCCGCGTAAAGCCGCGTCAGGTTCAGAGCGCGGGTCAGGCGCGTGGTGATCAGGCCCTGCTGCGCGCCGTAGAGGGTGCGCTGGGCGTCGGTTAGGGTCAGGCGCGAGTCCACACCACGATCGAAGCGGGCGCGCGACAGGGCTTCGGTCTCGCTGGCGGCTTCGACCACGCGGGTCTGGGCGGTCAGGCGCGTGTCGATGGTCGAGCGCACAGCCAAGGCGTCGGCCACGTCGCGGAACGCCGTCTGGATCGACTTTTCGTAGGTCGCCAGCGCAATATCCCGCGCCTTTTTCGAGCTTTCCAGCCCGGCGATATTGGCCCCGCCGGCAAAGATCGGCACCGAGATCGACGGCGCAAAGCTCCAGGTATCGGCCCCGTCAAACAGGTTATTGAGGTCCGTAGAGGCCTTGCCCACCGCACCGGTCAGCGAGATGCGCGGAAAGAAGGCGGCGCGGGCCGCCCCGATATTGGCATTGGCCGATTTGAGATCAAATTCGGCGGCCACTACATCCGGACGCTTCAGCAGCACGTCCGACGGCAGGCCGACCGGCAGGTCGCTCAGCACGGCGTTTTCCGGCAGTGAATTCGGCAGGTTGGCGGCTTCGACCTCAACGCCAACCAGCAGGCGCAGGGCGTTCTTGTCCTGCTGCACCAGCGCTTCCAGTTGCGCCACATCGGCGCGCGCCTGTTCGGTCAGGGTCTGCTCCTGACGCAGGCCCAGCGCGTCGGTGGCCCCAAGGTCAAAGCGCTTTTGCGTCAGGGACAGGCTCTCTTCGCGCAGACGCAGGGTCTCACGCGACAGGCGCAACTGCTCCTGATCGGCGCCCAGAGTCAGCCACGCCGTGGCCACAGACGAGATCAGCGACACCTTGGCCGCCTTCTGGTTTTCGGCCGAGGCGAAATAGGTGTTGAGCGCGGCATTACTCAAAGAGCGCACGCGCCCGAACAGGTCCAGCTCCCACGAGGCCCCGATGTCGGCGCTGTAGGACTCGGTGTCCGTACCTGTGCCGGTATCGGCGCGGCGGCCACTGACCGTGCCATTGACGGCGGGGAACAGGCTGGCGCGCTGCACGCTGTACTGGGCGCGCACGCGCTCGGCGTTCAGCGTCGCGATGCGCAGGTCGCGGTTATTGACCAGCGCCTCGTAGATGACGCTTTGCAGGCGCGGGTCAAGGAAGACCTTCTGCCACGGCAGGGTTTCCGCCGACTCTCCCTGCGCCGTGGCGGGCGTCGGGAACTGATCGGCCACCGGCAGGGTGCCGCGCTCATATTTCGGGGCCAGCGTACAGGCGCTGAGGACCAGAGCCGTGGCCGGGAGCATCAGACCGAGTTTAAGAGAGCGTGTCATTAGTGGTCCTCACGGTTGTGACGTGACTGTTCCAGAGCCGCCAGAGCTTCACGCTCCGCCGCCAGAGTCTTAAGGTGCTTTTCGTCCGCCTTGAACATCTTTTCAATGATGACAAAGAAAAGCGGGATAAAGAACACCGCCAGGAAGGTGGCCGACAGGATACCCCCGACCAGACCCGTACCGATGGCGTTCTGGCTGCCCGACCCCGCGCCATCGGCGAAGAACAGCGGCAGGATACCGAAGGTGAAGGCCATCGACGTCATGATGATCGGGCGCAGGCGGACGCGGGCAGCCTGAAGCGTGGCGTCGATCAGATTCATGCCGTTTTCGTGGTTGTGCTTGGCAAACTCCACGATGAGGATGGCGTTCTTCGCCGACAGGCCGATGATGGTCAGCAAGGCCACCTGCAGATAGATGTCGTTCGACAGGCCGCGCAGCAGGGTGGCAAGCAGCGCCCCCAGCACGCCCAGCGGAATGACCATAACGATGGCCACCGGGATCGACCAGCTCTCATAGAGGGCGGCCAGCAGGATGAAGACGACGAAGATCGACAGGGCGTAGAGCATCGGCGCTTCGGCCCCGGACTGCTTCTCCTGAAGCGACAGGCCGGTCCATTCGTAGCTGATGCCGGGGGGCAGTTGCGCGATGATCTTCTCCATCTCGGCCATGGCCTGACCCGACGACTTGCCCGGCGCGGCCATACCCTGAATATTCATCGACGGCGCGCCGTTATAGCGTTCCAGTCGCGGCGAACCATAGGCCCAGTGCGCGGTCGTAAAGGCCGACAAAGGCACCATCTGACCCTGATCATTGCGGACATACCACTGGTTCAGGTCTTCCGGCTTCATGCGGAAGGGCGCATCGGCCTGCACATAGACCTTCTTCACGCGGTTGCGGTCAATAAAGTCGTTGACATAGGCCCCGCCCATGGCGGTCGAGAGCGTGGCATTGACGTCGCTGAGGCTGACGCCCATAGAACCGGCGGCGACCTGATCGATGTC from the Asticcacaulis excentricus genome contains:
- a CDS encoding efflux transporter outer membrane subunit, with the protein product MTRSLKLGLMLPATALVLSACTLAPKYERGTLPVADQFPTPATAQGESAETLPWQKVFLDPRLQSVIYEALVNNRDLRIATLNAERVRAQYSVQRASLFPAVNGTVSGRRADTGTGTDTESYSADIGASWELDLFGRVRSLSNAALNTYFASAENQKAAKVSLISSVATAWLTLGADQEQLRLSRETLRLREESLSLTQKRFDLGATDALGLRQEQTLTEQARADVAQLEALVQQDKNALRLLVGVEVEAANLPNSLPENAVLSDLPVGLPSDVLLKRPDVVAAEFDLKSANANIGAARAAFFPRISLTGAVGKASTDLNNLFDGADTWSFAPSISVPIFAGGANIAGLESSKKARDIALATYEKSIQTAFRDVADALAVRSTIDTRLTAQTRVVEAASETEALSRARFDRGVDSRLTLTDAQRTLYGAQQGLITTRLTRALNLTRLYAATGGGLQ